The following are from one region of the Lacinutrix sp. Bg11-31 genome:
- a CDS encoding pitrilysin family protein codes for MKNINQILKKSLTLILLLVFSFTVQSQIKKTASVEGITEYMLDNGLKVLLFPDNSAQTITVNITYRVGSRHEGYGEKGMAHLLEHLVFKGTPNHPNIPEELTSHGARPNGTTWYDRTNYFETFNATEENLDWALDLESDRMLNSFIAEKDLQSEFSVVRNEFEMSENSPSSVLVDKVISSAYLWHNYGQSTIGNRSDIERVPIENLKAFYKKYYRPDNAVLMVTGKFEEANMLAKVVKKFGVLKNSGAPLKDVPTIEPAQDGEKRVTLSRVGDLQIVSALYHTPAVSHEDYAAIAVAELILADEPSGRLYKALVNEKKASSLWSFSPFTKEPGFMYINVDVPSDKSLTEAETTLLSLLDNLGNNPVTETEVNRGKTKFLKQADDVFRDSARFGTFMSEFIGAGDWRLAFVLRDRVENMTADKVNAAIQRYLIKTNRTVGLFIPEEKPMRVSIEHTEGIEALVTNYKGKESMGAGDVFNVSFDNIQSTLNTGTLSSSPIAYGFIKKNNRGKTVTVSFTSRTGNVNDLMNKGLAASYTAKMLNKGTKSKSRQAIEDKLSAIKSSISFSGSNGKITANLTSTEENLTEALSLMVDMLKNPLFDATELDKLKTEDLAAIEQNKTDPQFLAIREMGLLNQYYKKGHPLYNWTIDEEVAAINAVSVKELQAYYNNFYGISNNATLVAIGNIDEQALKSYFDNAFKDFKSNLPYTVISDKHQKNKSANQKIKTPDKKNAISFGTLPIETSKYDDDYAALQMAGEILGGGFISSRIANRLRQQDGVSYGAGARVNVDNNKNDNNSAAMVYAIYAPENAEKVQLGFREEIARFIKDGITQEELKTAVDGWIQGQSVARAKDNELSGVISNNMYYDRDLSFQQNIEAKVSSLTVADVNKAIKKHFKTFDEWTVVNAGDFENFEIKKEAKKVD; via the coding sequence ATGAAAAACATAAATCAAATTTTAAAAAAGTCCCTAACCTTAATCCTACTATTAGTATTTTCTTTTACTGTACAATCGCAAATAAAAAAAACAGCAAGTGTTGAAGGTATTACAGAATATATGCTAGACAATGGTTTAAAAGTACTACTGTTTCCAGATAATTCTGCACAAACAATAACTGTAAATATTACCTATAGAGTAGGTTCTAGACACGAAGGTTATGGCGAAAAAGGAATGGCGCATTTATTAGAGCATTTGGTGTTTAAAGGTACTCCAAATCACCCAAACATTCCAGAAGAATTAACCTCACATGGTGCACGACCAAACGGAACTACTTGGTACGATCGTACTAATTATTTTGAAACCTTTAATGCTACCGAAGAAAATCTGGATTGGGCTTTAGATTTGGAATCCGATCGCATGCTAAACTCCTTTATAGCCGAAAAAGATCTTCAATCTGAATTTTCTGTGGTACGAAATGAATTTGAAATGAGCGAAAACTCACCTTCAAGTGTGCTTGTAGATAAAGTAATTAGTTCTGCATATTTATGGCATAACTACGGACAATCTACAATAGGAAATCGCTCAGACATTGAACGTGTGCCTATTGAAAACTTAAAAGCATTTTATAAAAAATATTATAGACCAGACAATGCTGTATTAATGGTAACAGGAAAGTTTGAAGAAGCTAATATGTTAGCCAAAGTTGTAAAAAAGTTTGGTGTACTTAAAAATTCAGGAGCACCTTTAAAAGATGTTCCAACCATAGAACCTGCTCAAGATGGAGAAAAAAGAGTAACATTAAGTCGCGTTGGAGATTTGCAAATAGTATCTGCTCTTTATCATACTCCAGCAGTATCTCACGAAGATTATGCAGCAATTGCAGTTGCAGAGTTAATACTTGCCGATGAGCCTTCTGGAAGATTATATAAAGCATTAGTAAACGAAAAAAAAGCGTCTAGCCTTTGGTCGTTTTCTCCTTTTACAAAAGAACCTGGTTTTATGTACATAAATGTTGATGTGCCTTCAGACAAATCATTAACAGAAGCAGAAACAACCTTGTTATCTTTATTAGATAATTTAGGAAATAATCCTGTAACTGAAACAGAAGTAAATCGTGGTAAAACTAAGTTTTTAAAACAAGCAGATGATGTTTTTAGAGACTCTGCAAGATTTGGCACCTTTATGAGTGAGTTTATTGGAGCAGGAGATTGGCGTTTAGCATTTGTTTTGCGTGATCGTGTAGAAAACATGACAGCAGATAAAGTAAATGCAGCAATACAACGCTATTTAATTAAAACCAATAGAACGGTTGGTTTATTTATTCCTGAAGAAAAACCTATGCGAGTATCTATAGAACATACAGAAGGTATTGAGGCTTTAGTAACAAACTACAAAGGAAAAGAAAGCATGGGAGCAGGAGATGTTTTTAATGTGTCTTTCGATAATATTCAAAGCACTTTAAATACAGGAACTTTAAGTAGTAGTCCAATAGCATATGGTTTTATTAAAAAGAATAATCGAGGCAAAACAGTAACCGTTTCTTTTACTTCTAGAACAGGAAATGTTAATGATCTCATGAATAAAGGGCTTGCAGCAAGTTATACCGCAAAAATGTTGAATAAAGGAACAAAAAGTAAATCTAGACAAGCTATTGAAGATAAATTAAGTGCTATTAAATCTTCGATTAGTTTTAGTGGTTCTAATGGGAAAATAACTGCTAATCTTACAAGTACAGAAGAAAATCTTACAGAAGCCTTATCCTTAATGGTAGATATGTTAAAGAATCCGTTGTTTGATGCTACAGAACTAGATAAGCTTAAAACTGAAGATTTGGCAGCTATAGAGCAAAACAAAACAGATCCACAGTTTTTAGCGATTAGAGAAATGGGACTATTAAACCAGTATTATAAAAAAGGACATCCACTTTATAATTGGACAATAGATGAAGAGGTTGCAGCAATAAATGCAGTTTCAGTTAAAGAGCTTCAAGCGTATTATAATAATTTTTATGGAATCTCCAATAACGCAACTTTAGTTGCTATTGGTAATATAGACGAGCAGGCTTTAAAAAGCTATTTTGATAATGCGTTTAAAGACTTTAAGTCTAATTTACCTTACACAGTTATTAGCGATAAGCATCAAAAAAATAAATCAGCAAACCAAAAAATTAAAACACCAGATAAAAAGAATGCCATCTCTTTTGGAACCTTACCAATAGAAACTAGTAAATATGACGACGATTATGCTGCATTACAAATGGCTGGCGAAATTTTAGGTGGTGGTTTTATAAGTTCTAGAATAGCAAACCGTTTGCGCCAACAAGATGGTGTAAGTTATGGAGCAGGAGCAAGAGTAAATGTAGATAATAATAAAAACGATAACAATTCTGCAGCTATGGTTTATGCTATTTATGCACCAGAAAATGCAGAAAAAGTACAACTAGGTTTTAGAGAGGAAATCGCTCGTTTTATTAAAGATGGTATTACTCAAGAAGAACTTAAAACAGCTGTAGATGGCTGGATTCAAGGACAAAGTGTTGCTAGAGCAAAAGATAACGAGTTATCTGGTGTTATTAGTAACAACATGTATTACGATAGAGATTTAAGTTTTCAACAAAATATTGAAGCTAAAGTAAGTAGTCTTACCGTTGCAGATGTTAATAAGGCAATTAAAAAACACTTTAAAACATTTGATGAATGGACCGTTGTAAACGCTGGAGATTTCGAAAATTTTGAAATTAAAAAAGAAGCTAAAAAAGTAGATTAG
- a CDS encoding CotH kinase family protein, whose product MKQLSYSLLIICTLLYGVHSFAQEIIADKGSYGIDTKHKIIVWHQKDLDSIVSINKKITTIKFNKNFKLKEASNQLSYTEGVSVTNGEDYVLYISKIPLIHITIDTSTINSDSKIPGYFTYFNNNEYLESVIGVRQRGNLSLGFPKKSFDLEFWTDGVSKEKKDVKFKGMRSDDDWILDGMYNEPLRLRSHIATNLWTKIHKPYYAEKEPKAKSGFEVKYVEVFKNNEYFGIYQFSESVDRKQLKLKKNVGKIINGKLYKANSYDGGPDFSKSPAKFNNIFPHWNGWKTEYPFINYTSDFENLSQFTGLVVNGTDEAFSKNIEKEVHITNAIDYYLLVNVLRATDNLGKNYYLGKYDKDEPYFFTPWDLDGVLGVIQDGKRERITDNVLGNGLFNRLLEVNPNNYKAKVKARWIALRTTAFSNEDLLSRIDKVYAKFTEEKVYEREQLVWKNKLNEETNKEHYNYLKLFLEDRLLFLDTYFKTL is encoded by the coding sequence ATGAAACAATTATCATATAGTCTGCTTATAATTTGCACGTTACTTTATGGAGTACATAGTTTTGCACAAGAAATTATTGCAGATAAAGGAAGTTATGGAATTGATACAAAGCATAAAATTATTGTTTGGCATCAAAAGGATTTAGATTCCATTGTTTCAATAAATAAAAAGATTACTACTATAAAATTTAATAAAAATTTTAAGTTAAAGGAAGCCTCAAACCAATTATCATATACTGAAGGTGTAAGTGTTACAAATGGAGAAGACTACGTTTTATATATTTCTAAAATACCGCTAATACATATTACTATTGATACTTCTACTATTAATAGTGATTCAAAAATACCAGGTTATTTTACCTATTTTAATAATAACGAATACCTTGAAAGTGTAATAGGAGTTAGGCAACGTGGTAATTTATCGTTAGGTTTTCCAAAGAAATCTTTCGATTTAGAGTTTTGGACAGATGGTGTTTCCAAAGAAAAAAAAGATGTAAAGTTTAAAGGTATGCGATCTGATGATGATTGGATTTTAGATGGTATGTATAATGAGCCATTGCGTTTACGGTCTCATATAGCAACTAATTTATGGACAAAAATTCATAAACCTTATTATGCAGAAAAAGAACCTAAAGCAAAAAGTGGGTTCGAAGTAAAGTATGTTGAAGTTTTTAAAAACAACGAATATTTTGGCATTTATCAGTTTTCAGAATCTGTAGATAGAAAACAATTAAAGCTTAAAAAGAATGTTGGTAAGATTATTAATGGTAAATTATACAAAGCTAATTCTTATGATGGTGGACCAGATTTTAGCAAGTCTCCTGCTAAGTTTAATAATATTTTCCCACATTGGAATGGCTGGAAAACGGAATATCCTTTTATAAATTACACCTCAGATTTCGAAAATTTATCTCAATTTACGGGTTTAGTAGTTAATGGTACAGATGAAGCATTTTCTAAAAACATAGAAAAAGAGGTTCATATTACTAACGCTATAGACTATTATCTTCTTGTAAATGTACTTAGAGCAACCGATAATTTAGGTAAAAACTATTACCTAGGAAAGTATGATAAAGATGAGCCTTACTTTTTTACTCCATGGGATTTAGATGGTGTTTTAGGTGTTATTCAAGATGGTAAACGCGAGCGCATAACAGATAATGTTTTAGGGAATGGGCTTTTTAATAGATTGCTAGAAGTTAACCCAAACAATTATAAAGCAAAAGTAAAAGCAAGATGGATTGCATTAAGAACTACTGCTTTTAGTAATGAAGACTTACTGTCTAGAATTGATAAAGTCTATGCTAAGTTTACTGAAGAAAAAGTTTACGAACGCGAACAATTGGTTTGGAAAAACAAGTTGAATGAAGAAACTAATAAGGAACATTATAATTATTTAAAGTTGTTTTTAGAAGATAGATTACTCTTTCTAGATACTTACTTTAAAACTTTATAA
- a CDS encoding metallophosphoesterase, which yields MKHINLNCILLGLCFALSLHINSYAQQATFPNVPKKVDNAEKQKNNKPIAFNGSDGPYIINDSLLYTITSKNRLTVSPFFNRDSVVVRVDNKDKNAFYLSLKDEYTIPETVYSLPEKMVIISDIEGKYDAFSSFLYANKVIDENHNWIYGNGHLVLGGDFVDRGKNVTQVLWLIYKLEDQAKKQNGVVHFILGNHEILNFYGDHRYNLGKYIKAAQEISQLEDQKEAVKHLYSKNSELGKWLATKNIIEKIGHYLFVHAGLSPEILDYKLDLEDINKLVRLQFHSLKKSKDKTTDFLYSTKGPFWYRGLVKTRFQYDKIKETELEAILKYYNSEKIVIGHTPVKKISTGFNGSVIMTDVHHEDIKFTGKTKGLLIENNQEFIIDDNAIKTPLQD from the coding sequence TTGAAACATATTAATTTAAATTGTATCCTTTTAGGTCTCTGCTTTGCTTTAAGCTTACATATTAATAGTTATGCCCAACAAGCTACTTTTCCTAATGTTCCTAAAAAAGTAGATAATGCAGAAAAGCAAAAAAACAATAAACCCATAGCCTTTAATGGAAGTGATGGTCCCTATATAATAAACGATTCTTTATTGTATACCATTACCTCAAAAAACAGGCTTACGGTCTCTCCATTTTTTAATAGAGATTCGGTAGTTGTAAGAGTAGATAATAAAGATAAAAACGCGTTTTACTTGTCTTTAAAAGATGAATATACAATTCCTGAAACAGTTTACAGCCTGCCAGAAAAAATGGTTATTATTTCAGACATTGAAGGTAAATATGATGCTTTTTCTAGTTTTTTATATGCAAATAAAGTAATTGATGAAAACCATAACTGGATTTATGGCAATGGTCATTTAGTTTTAGGAGGCGACTTTGTAGATAGAGGTAAAAATGTAACACAAGTACTCTGGTTAATATACAAACTTGAAGATCAAGCAAAAAAACAGAATGGTGTTGTACATTTTATTTTAGGAAACCATGAAATACTTAATTTTTATGGAGACCATAGATACAATCTTGGTAAATACATAAAAGCTGCACAGGAAATAAGCCAACTAGAAGACCAAAAAGAAGCGGTAAAGCATCTATACTCTAAAAATTCTGAGTTAGGTAAATGGTTAGCTACAAAAAATATTATTGAAAAAATTGGCCATTATCTATTTGTTCATGCAGGATTAAGCCCTGAAATTCTAGATTACAAATTAGATCTTGAGGACATAAATAAACTTGTTCGCTTACAATTTCACAGTTTAAAAAAATCAAAAGATAAAACGACTGATTTTCTTTATAGTACAAAAGGTCCTTTTTGGTATAGAGGTTTAGTTAAGACTAGGTTTCAATATGATAAAATAAAAGAGACAGAACTTGAGGCCATTTTAAAATATTATAATTCAGAAAAAATAGTAATTGGTCATACTCCAGTTAAAAAAATATCAACCGGTTTTAATGGTAGCGTAATCATGACTGATGTTCACCATGAAGACATTAAATTTACAGGTAAAACAAAAGGATTACTTATAGAAAATAATCAAGAATTCATTATCGACGATAACGCTATAAAAACACCATTACAAGACTAA